Part of the Triticum aestivum cultivar Chinese Spring chromosome 4D, IWGSC CS RefSeq v2.1, whole genome shotgun sequence genome is shown below.
CCAGGGCCAGATGACCTACGGTGGCCTTCTTCTAGAAGTTTTGGGATGTCCTGCAGCCGGTGATCATGCCGATGTTCCACAAATTTTACATTGGGACCTTGGTGTCATAACCCTTATCCCCAAAGTAGTTGGGGTGACGGATATCAGATACTTTAGGCCGATCACAGTGATTAATGTGCTCGAATGGATTTTTGTGAAAGACTGTGCGACACGTTTGCCTCCTATAGTGGAGCGGATTGCTCATCCCCTCCAGACCGCGTTTCTGAAGGGCCAGCTTATCCACAATGGGATTCTGGCCCTTCACGAGATTGTCCACGAGGTGGCGTCACGGGGTCATAGGGGCGTATTTCTCAAGTTGGACTTCCAAAAGGCATACGACCGTATGGATTGGTCCTTCTTGCGGCTAGTGCTCCAGCGTCGGGGCTTAGATGAGAGATGGTGTTCTTGGATCATGTAGTTGGTGCAGACTGGGAACACCAACAATTAATATCAATGGCGAGGTGGGAGCATTTTTAGGTCCTCTAGGGAGTGAAACAAGGGGATCATATTTCCCCTCTTCTCTTCAACCTCGCCGTCAATGCCTTTGCACGCATCTTAGACAAAGCTAGGGTGGCCCGTCACCTGTCGGGGGTAGTGGGCCACTTAATCCCGTGGGGAGGTGTCACCCATTTgcagtatgcggatgacaccatgATTATGGTGGAGGGGTCGGACCTTGACATCGTTAATCTTAAGTTCCTCCTGTTGTGTTTCGAGACCATGTTGGGACTTAAGATCAATTTTGACAAAAGTGAGGTCGTTGTCCTGGAATATTTTGCGGCCGAGCAATAGAGGATCGCGGACAACCTAAACTGCAAGTTAGCGGCTCTCCCCAATGCATATCTAGGGATGTCGATGTCCGAATCCAAGATTCTGTTGAGCGAATTTGACCTGCTGGTGGGGCAACTAGCGTCCCGTGCAGAGCCTTGATGTGGGCGGTTCACTTCCAAGGGAAGTAAAACTATCCTTATTAGTTCTAACCTCGCGAGCCTCCCCATGTATATGATGGGGATGTATATCCTTCCGGAGGGCGTTCTTATATCGTTCGATAAGGATCTGGCTAGGTTCTTCTAGCAAGTGGCAAACAACTGCTAGAAATATCATATGGTTAAGTGGGCGGACATTTGTTTGCCTAAGGATCGGCTGGATTAGGTATTATTGCCTCGCATCGCATGAACGTCGCCCTCATGTTGCAATGGGTCTGGCGGATCTTACGGGGAGACGGTGGCCTGTGGCTGCAGCTTCTTCAGGCAAAATACCTAAGAGGCGAGCCTCTCCTGGCATGCTCTCGCTCGGGTGGTTCCCAGTTGTGGAAATCAATCCAGCGGATCAAGGAGGATATTCGTCTTGGGGTTTTCTTCTCTACAGGTAATGGGGAAGGTACCCAATTCTGGTTGGATCCATGGGTTTGTAGCGAGACACTTCGGGTGGGTTTCCCTTGTTTGTTTGCTATCTGCACTGACCCGATGATCCCGgtttctgcggcctccagaatgGGCAGTGGAACATCTTAATCCGTTGCACATTTGGGAAGGCGGAAATTGTAGAGTGGGCTCAATTGCGGGCCGACCTCCCGCCGTTGTCGCCGGATTCTCCGGACACTGTTTCTTGAAGTCTCACCTTTGGGTGAGTTCTTCGTCAGCTCAACATATCATGCACTCTACCGACACCCACTATTCCTTGGCCTTCCCCTCTGTGGAAGGCCCCATTGCGTTTAAATATCAAGATCTTTGTGTGGCAACTACTGCGTGACCGCCTACCCTCTGGTACGTACCGAGGTGCTTAAGTGGCACGGCCCGGGTAATGGCGTGTGCCCCCTATGCGATGTCTCAGAAATAGGGACACACATCATGTTCTCATGCACGGTGGCGCGGGCCCTCTGGAGTTTCGTACGCGAGGCACTAGGGCCCGGCTGAGAGGCCCTGGACTTTGAGGAGTTTCCTAAGATAAGAGCTACCCAGACTAGACGAAATTACTGCTTATTCTGGCTAATCTTTGCGGCAATGTCATGGACGTTATGGACGACTCATAATAAAATGGTGATTGAGCGGGTCTTCCTGCAGCAGGCCTCTCACTAGTTCTTCAAATTCCTTGCTTTCTTGCAGCACTGGCACCCCCTTTCTAGGCAGCGTGACCGCGACCGGCTTGGGCTCATGCTAGATGCGCTTCTGGCTACCGCGCGTCGCTTATCCTCTTTGTATGCCCCCCTTGTCAACTGCCACTCAGTGGTTTTTTTCTCTATTTCTTTTATGTTATTTTGGGCATGATTGTGTTGTTGCCCCAGCCATCTTTTCTGCTATGAATCTTGGGATTTGGTTGTATggatgtttgctttatttatagtGGGACAAAATCCTATTTCTAGACTAATACCATTTTTTTTAGGGTGATACCATCTTTCTTTAGTATTTGACAAAGAGGTGTGCACGTCTTTTTCTCTAAACTAGCCAGAAAAGCTTTGGCTTTTAAAAACAAAGTATCCATTGCCTAGACATTAAAATACTTTACTAAGGATTTGAAAAACCTATGCTGACAAACTAGGGCTAGCGGCTAGCCCCCTTGAGAACCAAGCGAAGTGGTGGAAACGTGTGAATCAGATACAATTTGTGAGATGGTACTTTTAATTTTCTAGATTTTACTCCCAATTAGCAGACATCGCcaaaaaaatcatatcatatacTTTGAGAGATAGCTTACTTTATTGTCATCTAATTCGTTCAAGTGTATCTGGATGTGTGTAGAGATCGGAGAAATGGATGACTTTAAGAGCTGATAAACTGAAGGAGGAGGTCCGTGTGTTGTTTAAGACTTGCAACAACATGGTGGAAATGATCACCTTACTGGACAGCGTCCAACGTCTCGGAATAGATCACCACTTCAAAGAGCAGATTGATGTGGCGTTAAGTGACATCCTCGAGAATGAGTTATGTAGCTCTAGCCTTTCACGAAGTTGCTCTCAGGTTTCGTTTGCTTAGAGAACATGGTCTTTGGGTATCTCCAGGTATGTCTGCATGTGAATGTATACAAGCCATTAGCTAATTCCCACAAAACATATATAGAAGATGGTCCATGGTTTAGATTACTCCGTACAACTTAATATGGGTAGCTTTCATTAACAATACGTCACTAACATTTGACCTCAGATGTTTTTAACGCATTCAAGAATGAAGATGGGAGCTTTAGGGAAGATATTACCAATGACCCAAGGGGACTTTTAAGTCTATACAATGCAGCTCATCTTCTCATTCATGATGAGCCATCACTTCAAGAAGCCATCTCTTTTGCAAGGCATCACCTTGAATTGATGAGAGGCAGTCTCAAGTCCCCTTTAGCCGAGCATGTTAAGCGTGCTTTTGACATACCATTTCCAAGGACCGTTAAGAGGGTAGAAACAAGGTATTATATCTCAGAGTACAAACATGAGGAAGGAAATAGCCCAACTCTACTGGAGCTCGCGAAGCTAGATTTTAACCTTCTACAACATGTCCACTTGAAGGAACTCAAATATCTTACTAAGTATGTCTCTGTTATATCCACTACTCAATTAAGAAGGAACCAATAAAGATTCATGCCTCATGTATTGGATCCTACACATATATGTTTTTGGCACTGTCCATATCTAATCATAGTTTAGTTGGAATAATTTCTTTTACTAAACTACCAAAGTACTTCAAATAAATATTTCCAGGTGGTCGGATGATTTTTATGGATATGTGGGGCTAAACTATGTCTGTGACCGTCTGGTGGAGGGTTATTTTGCACCATATGCAGTGTATCATGAGAAAAACTTCACCCTATCAAGAATATTCTTTACCAAGCTAATGGTGCTAATGACCATGATAGATGACACATATGATTCCCATGCTACCATAGAGGAAATTCGGCAGCTAAATGCGGCCATACAAAGGTTAGTAGTTTGGATTTACCTGCTTATGTGGAAAAGTGGTAACATGCAATGCAAGGAATGACCGAATTAAGTTTTCTTTGAACTATCTGCAATCTAACATGTAGATGGGATGAGAACGCAACTTCTCTTCTACCCGACTACTTGAAAAGGTTCTATAATGAACTCTTGAAGATCTTTAAGGATGCTGAAGATGAAGCATTCATTGACACCTACCATGTTGCCTATGCTAGGAAAGCAGTACACGATCGTATACCTTATATATTTAATATTTTAGGATAATGAAAAAGTGGACTCCTGTCATGTACCTTAAAGAACCACAAAATCTAGTTTATTATAATGTTTACGGCAGTTTGAAATACAAAAGCATGACACTTAGTAACCGCAGAGGGTTCCAAAAGGGTCAGAATAGACTGACAAATAAATAGGGATCTGTGACACAAAAAGGAATAATGATGCATAGATCCGTGAATTAAACTTCCATCCTAATCATGCAAAGAGCTCCCAAAACACAATCTTCAATCCCCATCAAGCTAACTCCTCTACCCTATGTAGTGGTCACCAAGATTACAACAATGAGGTGGACAAGAATATAGCTTACATGGGATTAGAACTTTCTTGTTATCAATTTAAGATTTGGGATAGaatttcacttttccatccttgcACTCACTAGAGATGCACACATCCTTTTAAATATGATGTGTACATGCTATCATCTGTCACACCGTTTGCTTTCATGGTTAATTTGTTGTCTTTTGTACAGTTTCAGAAATTTTCTACTTATCATCTCCAAGAAGCCGAATGGTCACACGAGAATCACAAGGCAAGCTTTGAAGATTTCCTGAATTTATCATCCATGTCCGTAGGTTTAGCGGGTCTGTCTGTAGTTTTGATGGTTGGCATGGGTGATGAAGTAACTAAGGAAGCATTTGAGTGGGCAACAAGTTTCCCTAATATCATTATAGCCGGCGGGAAGATATTGCGTCTATTTGATGACATTGCTGCATTTAAAGTATGTCTTTTTTTTGGCTTTTGTCCCAACTATAACCTTTTACCGCATTGACCATTCAAAGGTAATGTATCAAACCAATAATGTTGTATAAACTTGTAGGGTGAAAAGGGCAAGGCTGATGTGGCAACCTGTTTGGAGTCTTACATGGTCGAGCATAGGGTCACAAGCAAGGTGGCCATTGCCAGAATCCATTCACTGATtgaagatgaatggaaaacaataaACGAAGCTCACTTTGAACATGGGGCACCGCTCCCGGTGGTGAAGCGGATTTTAAACTTGATTAATAGTGGGACCATATACTATGGGGATCAGAAAGATGGATTCACCTTTGGCATGCATCTTCAAAAGACTATTGAGAGCCTCTTCGTCAACCCCATTCCCATGTAGTAGGTTCCAATGGTGGCGTGACAATTTGCATATGCCACTTCCAATAAGTATTTGTACAATATGCAATTGTATTCATGATTACTGGATATGATATCACATTTAATTATATGTCTACATGTTACCGTGCAAGTTTATTTTTGTGTCAGATATCTATATATTCACCATGGGTCTTTGTTTTTGTGTCAAATATCTATATTTTCACCATGGGTCTTTGTCACTGCCGGGCACTCCCAGAACCGGCAAGCCACTGTAAGATTTTGTTTCAAACAATATTTGCGACGGCACAGCCAACGAAGAGGTGATCACACTTCGCCGGTGCAGAGTTGCACATTACACACAAGAGAGGCATTAAGCCACCCCAAGTGCCCAAACACAAATGCACCGCATCAGTACATGCATGCACGCGCGCGCAAAGGTAAGCTTCTTATTCTGATTGCTGCCGTTTCATCAAAACATCCATCATCCATGACACTGACATACAGTACAGTACATTTTTTCGACGACAAGCGGATCAACCCCACCTACAAGGTGTAAAATAATAGCTACAAATATGGGAAAATAAATGTAGCCACCACTGCAGCTTGAAAACAGATCACGGTGCACCGAGCTCCATGGAGTGGGGTTTTCCGCCAATAGCGCAGATGCTGTCAGTTCTTCGGCGGGGGTGACTTAGGCCTGAGCCCCTCAATCTCCGGAGTCGTCACGATGAGGTGCGGAGCACCAGGGGGAGGGTTCCGACCGCCGCCTCCCTGCCACACCTTCCCATCGCTGTCCGCAAAGTTCTTGTTATACGCCTGTAAGAGTCAAGTTTCTTAGCAGAGATGACGTTGATGTGTGGAGATCGTGGCAATGCATATGCTCTTGTGTAACTGTGTGCAGGAGCACAAAAGTTGAATATCCG
Proteins encoded:
- the LOC123100409 gene encoding tau-cadinol synthase-like, which gives rise to MTYGGLLLEVLGCPAAGDHADVPQILHWDLGVITLIPKVVGVTDIRYFRPITVINVLEWIFVKDCATRLPPIVERIAHPLQTAFLKGQLIHNGILALHEIVHEVASRGHRGVFLKLDFQKAYDRSAGLGIIASHRMNVALMLQWVWRILRGDGGLWLQLLQAKYLRGEPLLACSRSGGSQLWKSIQRIKEDIRLGVFFSTDVFNAFKNEDGSFREDITNDPRGLLSLYNAAHLLIHDEPSLQEAISFARHHLELMRGSLKSPLAEHVKRAFDIPFPRTVKRELKYLTKWSDDFYGYVGLNYVCDRLVEGYFAPYAVYHEKNFTLSRIFFTKLMVLMTMIDDTYDSHATIEEIRQLNAAIQRWDENATSLLPDYLKRFYNELLKIFKDAEDEAFIDTYHVAYARKAFQKFSTYHLQEAEWSHENHKASFEDFLNLSSMSVGLAGLSVVLMVGMGDEVTKEAFEWATSFPNIIIAGGKILRLFDDIAAFKGEKGKADVATCLESYMVEHRVTSKVAIARIHSLIEDEWKTINEAHFEHGAPLPVVKRILNLINSGTIYYGDQKDGFTFGMHLQKTIESLFVNPIPM